In the genome of Segatella copri, one region contains:
- a CDS encoding helix-hairpin-helix domain-containing protein, with protein sequence MLKLFLLGSSLLFHAFSVSAQSWQQLLSELSETEDFEHTSWEDYEEDLEEWAQHPINLNAATREEMERLPFLTSSQVEDIQAYVYRYGGMKSMTELTLIPSISWYQRQLMEHFFYVDADQKKSDFPSIRNIIKYGKHEAMGMLKVPFYERKGDANGYMGYKYKHWLRYQFRYGDYVKLGVVGAQDAGEPFGTGKNNLGYDFYSFYLQVKKLGRWKNITLGRYRLHEGLGLILNNDFSFGKLSVLSSLGSATNRIRVHSSRSSANYLQGAAATYTLLKGLDLTAFFSYRKIDATLSDQGGIQTIQKTGLHRTLKEIAKQNIASNTLMGGNINYRNQGWHIGATGFYTSFSLPLTPDKSQLYKRFAPQGYNFWNASVDYGYVSHRWTIAGETATGNCGAIATLNAASYLFSDHFSLLALHRFYSARYYSLFSNSFSEGSDVQDENGAYLGFTWVPAHRRSITGYSDFVYFVWPKYHTRQSTQCWDHLLNILYQPNKRWILGTRLRYKEKAGTTTGRWRLYATFAEKNWSAKTSVDYTMSKEMGKKSSQKDADGANPSQGYLLNENLSYRWHWLRLSGSFSYFHTQDFSSRIYVYEPGLLYQMSFSSFYGEGIRCALVARSEIGKHLLVIAKLGTTRYFDRSHISTGLQEIAASHQTDLEIQMKWKW encoded by the coding sequence TTGTTGAAACTGTTTCTGTTAGGCAGTTCCCTGCTATTCCATGCCTTTTCGGTAAGTGCCCAGTCGTGGCAGCAGCTACTTTCTGAACTTTCGGAAACCGAGGATTTTGAGCATACTTCCTGGGAAGACTACGAGGAAGATCTGGAGGAATGGGCGCAGCATCCGATAAACCTGAATGCGGCTACCCGCGAGGAGATGGAGCGTTTGCCCTTTCTTACCTCTTCGCAGGTGGAAGACATCCAGGCTTACGTTTATCGCTATGGCGGAATGAAAAGCATGACGGAACTCACCCTGATTCCGAGCATCAGCTGGTATCAGCGACAGCTGATGGAGCATTTCTTCTATGTAGATGCTGACCAGAAGAAGTCTGATTTCCCCAGTATCAGGAATATCATCAAATATGGAAAGCATGAGGCGATGGGCATGTTGAAGGTGCCTTTCTACGAAAGAAAGGGCGATGCCAATGGCTATATGGGCTATAAATACAAGCATTGGCTGCGCTATCAGTTCAGGTATGGCGACTATGTAAAGCTGGGCGTTGTGGGGGCGCAGGATGCGGGCGAACCCTTTGGCACCGGCAAGAACAACCTGGGCTATGATTTCTACTCCTTCTATCTGCAAGTAAAGAAACTGGGGCGCTGGAAGAACATCACCCTGGGCAGATACCGCCTGCACGAAGGCTTGGGACTGATACTCAACAACGATTTCAGCTTCGGCAAACTCTCGGTGCTTTCTTCCCTGGGAAGCGCCACCAACCGCATCCGGGTTCATTCCTCCCGATCTTCTGCCAATTATCTGCAGGGAGCAGCTGCCACCTATACCTTGTTGAAAGGTCTCGACCTGACCGCCTTCTTCTCTTATCGCAAGATAGATGCCACGCTCTCCGACCAGGGCGGCATCCAAACCATCCAGAAGACCGGACTGCATCGCACCCTGAAGGAAATCGCGAAGCAGAATATCGCCTCCAATACTCTGATGGGCGGAAACATCAACTATCGCAACCAGGGCTGGCATATCGGGGCAACAGGCTTCTATACCTCTTTCTCCCTTCCGCTTACGCCCGATAAGTCGCAGTTGTATAAGCGATTTGCGCCCCAGGGCTATAACTTCTGGAATGCGAGTGTGGATTACGGCTACGTTTCCCACCGCTGGACCATCGCAGGCGAAACGGCGACGGGCAATTGTGGAGCCATCGCCACCCTCAATGCCGCCTCCTATCTCTTTTCCGACCATTTCTCTCTGCTTGCCTTGCATCGGTTCTATTCCGCCCGCTATTACTCGCTTTTCAGCAACAGCTTTTCAGAGGGGAGCGATGTGCAGGATGAGAATGGAGCCTATCTGGGCTTTACGTGGGTTCCGGCTCATCGCAGGAGCATCACCGGCTATAGCGACTTTGTCTATTTCGTGTGGCCCAAGTATCATACCAGGCAAAGCACGCAATGCTGGGACCATCTGCTCAATATCCTCTATCAGCCTAATAAGAGATGGATTCTGGGCACCCGATTGCGCTATAAGGAGAAGGCGGGAACCACCACCGGGCGATGGCGCCTTTATGCCACTTTCGCTGAGAAAAACTGGAGTGCCAAGACGAGTGTGGATTATACGATGAGCAAGGAGATGGGAAAGAAGTCAAGCCAGAAAGATGCAGATGGTGCGAACCCCAGCCAGGGGTATCTGCTGAACGAGAACCTGAGTTATCGCTGGCATTGGCTGAGGCTATCGGGCAGTTTTTCTTATTTCCATACGCAGGATTTCAGCAGTCGCATCTATGTCTACGAACCCGGCCTGCTTTATCAGATGAGTTTCAGCAGCTTCTATGGCGAGGGCATCCGCTGTGCCCTGGTGGCTCGTTCGGAAATAGGTAAGCATCTGCTGGTTATTGCCAAACTGGGCACTACCCGCTATTTCGACCGGAGCCATATCTCCACCGGATTACAGGAGATAGCGGCCTCGCATCAAACCGATTTGGAGATACAGATGAAATGGAAGTGGTGA
- a CDS encoding DUF4294 domain-containing protein produces MKQKILFLLAMLFCISLQTMAQTDGDNPEDREVDMDTPTFEPMVKVGKVLLDKDSIQYVQVNNVYVYPQPVFKNAKERMAYNRLVYNIKKVLPIAKEVRKIIIETGDYLETLPNKKAKDAHMKLVEKDIKQRYTPRMKKLTYAQGKLCIKLVYRECNSSSYHLIQAFLGPIRAGFYQAFAALFGASLNKKYDPNGVDRLTERVVRQVESGQI; encoded by the coding sequence ATGAAACAGAAAATATTATTTCTGCTGGCGATGCTCTTCTGCATCAGCCTGCAGACAATGGCGCAAACCGATGGCGACAACCCTGAAGACAGGGAGGTGGATATGGATACTCCTACCTTCGAACCGATGGTGAAGGTGGGAAAGGTGCTGCTGGATAAAGACAGCATTCAATACGTGCAGGTGAACAACGTGTATGTTTATCCACAGCCTGTGTTCAAAAACGCCAAGGAAAGGATGGCCTACAACCGACTGGTGTATAACATCAAGAAGGTGTTGCCGATAGCCAAGGAGGTGAGAAAGATCATCATCGAGACGGGCGACTATCTGGAGACCCTTCCTAACAAGAAGGCGAAGGATGCCCACATGAAACTGGTGGAGAAGGACATCAAGCAGCGATACACGCCAAGAATGAAGAAGCTAACCTATGCGCAAGGCAAGCTCTGCATCAAGCTGGTGTATCGTGAATGCAACTCTTCTTCCTATCATCTTATCCAAGCCTTCCTGGGTCCTATCCGTGCCGGCTTCTACCAGGCCTTCGCTGCCCTCTTCGGTGCCAGCCTCAACAAGAAGTACGATCCGAACGGAGTGGATAGGCTCACGGAAAGAGTGGTGAGACAAGTGGAATCAGGGCAGATTTAA
- a CDS encoding LTA synthase family protein, protein MKRYFKALGYLLSVHVLALLVMTLFRLVEFIALHGMIVDAEASRVMAFVKGVWFDNVIACYISVLPVAVLLVAASLGWCHRRLLRGINIWYAAWFAIAFMPSAANTPYFQYFFKNINSSIFGWFGYVATTSGMLLQESSYWLYIALYFVFTGAFIYALVRLRRYFEGLFLLPKDNMYLVLVVSRFLISLALVGACLFGIRGRMGYNPIKVSQAYYCEDSFLNQLGINPAFNLLTSALDDMRKENKELHLMPYAEAITNTRQWLGITGKVDSTNILKREVVNDSLVMKAGHSFAKNANTSLAKKNHPNVVVILMESMSANLLGTFGNQQPLTPTLDSLYHHSLAFTHFYSAGIHTNHGMTATLYSFPALMFRNLMKGTVTPRRKGIATVLKQYGYENMFFMTHEAQYDNMKAFFQTNGYDDIFSQENYPKSEVVNSFGVSDHFEMGYALNTINQKAKTGKPFMATILTVSNHPPYIIPDFFKPKTKEKETQIVEYADWAIGDFLKKASREPWYKNTIFVIQADHGKLVGKSEGELPQSYNHIPLIIFGPGVPQQQYAGLGMQVDVMPTLFGLMNLNYEYEGFGVDLLKQQRPMVFYSADNQIVARDHQRCFVYNPSMNRSFCYDVLPNGNLKETKQESKFQDLKNYVFSNIQAAEYIERHQQ, encoded by the coding sequence ATGAAACGATATTTTAAGGCTTTGGGGTATCTCCTTTCGGTGCATGTATTGGCATTGCTGGTGATGACTCTTTTCAGATTGGTAGAATTCATCGCCCTGCATGGCATGATAGTAGATGCAGAGGCGAGTAGGGTGATGGCGTTTGTCAAGGGTGTATGGTTCGACAATGTCATTGCTTGTTATATTTCGGTATTGCCTGTGGCTGTGCTCCTTGTAGCAGCCAGTCTGGGGTGGTGTCATCGCCGTTTGCTGCGTGGCATCAACATCTGGTATGCGGCATGGTTTGCCATCGCCTTCATGCCTTCGGCAGCCAATACCCCTTATTTCCAGTATTTCTTCAAGAACATCAATTCCAGCATCTTCGGGTGGTTCGGCTATGTGGCCACCACATCGGGCATGCTTTTGCAGGAGTCTTCCTACTGGCTCTATATCGCCCTCTATTTCGTGTTCACGGGGGCGTTTATCTATGCGCTCGTCCGCTTGCGCCGCTATTTCGAGGGGCTCTTCCTGTTGCCTAAGGACAATATGTACCTGGTGCTGGTAGTCAGCCGTTTCCTCATTTCCCTGGCTCTGGTAGGCGCCTGCCTTTTCGGCATCCGTGGCAGAATGGGCTATAATCCTATCAAGGTGAGCCAGGCTTACTATTGCGAGGATTCATTCCTCAACCAGCTCGGCATCAACCCGGCATTCAATCTCCTTACTTCGGCGCTCGACGATATGCGCAAGGAGAACAAGGAACTGCATCTCATGCCATACGCTGAGGCCATTACGAATACCCGCCAGTGGCTGGGTATCACGGGAAAGGTGGATAGCACGAATATTCTGAAGCGTGAGGTGGTGAACGATTCCCTGGTGATGAAGGCGGGGCATTCGTTTGCGAAGAATGCAAATACTTCTCTTGCAAAGAAAAATCATCCTAACGTAGTGGTGATATTGATGGAGTCTATGTCGGCAAACCTGCTGGGCACTTTCGGCAATCAGCAGCCGCTCACCCCAACGCTCGATTCGCTCTATCATCATTCCCTGGCGTTCACCCACTTTTATAGTGCCGGCATCCATACCAACCATGGCATGACGGCTACGCTCTACAGTTTCCCTGCTCTCATGTTCCGAAACCTGATGAAGGGAACGGTGACTCCGCGCCGCAAGGGTATCGCCACGGTGTTGAAGCAGTATGGCTACGAGAACATGTTCTTCATGACCCACGAGGCGCAGTATGACAACATGAAGGCCTTCTTCCAGACCAATGGCTATGATGACATCTTCTCTCAGGAGAACTATCCTAAGAGCGAGGTGGTGAACAGCTTTGGCGTGAGCGACCATTTCGAGATGGGCTATGCCCTCAACACCATCAACCAGAAGGCAAAGACGGGCAAGCCTTTCATGGCTACCATCCTCACCGTGAGCAATCATCCGCCATATATCATTCCTGATTTCTTCAAGCCGAAGACCAAGGAGAAGGAAACGCAAATTGTGGAGTATGCCGACTGGGCGATAGGCGACTTTCTGAAGAAGGCAAGTCGGGAGCCTTGGTATAAGAATACGATATTCGTGATTCAGGCAGACCATGGCAAGCTGGTGGGTAAGAGCGAGGGCGAGTTGCCTCAGTCGTACAACCACATTCCGCTCATCATTTTCGGTCCGGGTGTTCCGCAGCAGCAGTATGCCGGTTTGGGTATGCAGGTAGATGTAATGCCTACGCTTTTCGGCCTGATGAATCTGAATTATGAGTACGAGGGCTTCGGCGTGGATCTGCTGAAGCAGCAGCGCCCGATGGTGTTCTATTCGGCAGACAACCAGATTGTGGCAAGAGACCATCAGCGTTGCTTCGTTTATAATCCGTCGATGAACCGCAGTTTCTGCTATGATGTGTTGCCGAATGGCAATCTGAAGGAAACGAAGCAGGAGTCTAAGTTCCAGGATTTGAAGAACTATGTGTTCTCGAATATCCAGGCAGCGGAGTATATTGAGCGACATCAGCAATAA
- a CDS encoding ArnT family glycosyltransferase, whose amino-acid sequence MNIKYNKALWLIIILAIVMMIPFLGLSDFNTKGEPREAVVAYTMLEHGNWILPINNGGDIPYKPPFFHWCIAFFSLIAGHVNEYTSRLPSAVSLVLMTIGGFVFYAKRKDTQTSLIAAILTLTAFEVHRAGMNCRVDMVNSALMVGAMYLLYRWWEKGKHQLPWLAILCMSGATLTKGPIGIILPCFVMGVFMLTQRENFWGIVWRMALTALLSLIIPFCWYYAAYLQGGDEFLRLVKEENIDRFMGKMAYESHENPAWYNLLTLVMGWLPYTLLLLFSLFILPWKKFSKTRFLENAKKATPLQVFTWLAFLLVLFFYCIPKSKRSVYLLPCYPFMAYLIAEYIVWMMKEKMGAIKVYAGVIASLAVILVIATLVIRAGGIPDTIFHGKHAADNIAMLHAIGESTHGILFYVCYMFLIIGAYQIFKALKKKETSQMMKYTLVMIIAIFITLDSTLQPAVLNTKADKHLAPVIEKKFDTSKLYSYMSVDMLHFFSLNFYLGDKIQQFDKVLPQDGVLMIPEEDMPDFLKKYGKDYTFQKVWEVKKTVEWHSKVGFYKFVKTSANIAQNR is encoded by the coding sequence ATGAACATCAAGTACAACAAAGCCCTATGGCTCATCATCATCCTGGCTATCGTGATGATGATTCCATTCCTCGGACTCTCTGATTTCAATACCAAGGGAGAGCCGCGCGAAGCTGTGGTTGCCTACACCATGCTGGAACACGGCAACTGGATTCTGCCCATCAACAATGGTGGCGATATCCCTTACAAACCACCATTCTTTCACTGGTGCATCGCCTTCTTCAGCCTCATCGCCGGCCACGTGAATGAATATACTTCGCGTCTTCCATCCGCCGTATCGCTGGTATTGATGACCATTGGCGGCTTCGTATTCTATGCCAAGCGAAAGGATACACAGACCAGCCTCATCGCAGCCATCCTCACGCTCACCGCCTTCGAGGTGCACCGTGCGGGCATGAACTGCCGTGTGGATATGGTGAACTCTGCCCTGATGGTGGGAGCCATGTATCTGCTCTACCGATGGTGGGAGAAGGGAAAGCACCAGCTGCCTTGGCTCGCCATCCTTTGCATGAGCGGTGCAACGCTGACCAAGGGGCCTATAGGCATCATCCTGCCATGCTTCGTGATGGGCGTATTCATGCTTACCCAGCGCGAGAACTTCTGGGGCATCGTATGGCGCATGGCTCTAACCGCCCTACTCTCGCTCATCATCCCATTCTGCTGGTACTATGCAGCCTATCTGCAAGGTGGCGACGAGTTCCTGCGACTGGTGAAGGAAGAGAACATCGACCGATTCATGGGTAAGATGGCATACGAATCGCATGAGAACCCGGCGTGGTACAATCTGCTTACGCTTGTAATGGGCTGGTTGCCTTACACCTTATTATTATTGTTCTCGCTCTTCATCCTGCCATGGAAGAAGTTCTCGAAGACCCGATTCCTGGAGAATGCGAAGAAGGCTACTCCGCTGCAGGTGTTCACCTGGCTCGCCTTTCTTCTGGTGCTCTTCTTCTACTGCATCCCTAAGAGCAAGCGCAGCGTCTATCTGCTGCCATGCTATCCGTTCATGGCTTATCTCATCGCTGAATACATCGTTTGGATGATGAAGGAGAAGATGGGAGCCATCAAGGTATATGCCGGTGTGATTGCCTCGCTGGCAGTTATCCTTGTGATTGCTACGCTTGTTATACGAGCAGGCGGCATACCAGATACCATTTTCCATGGCAAGCATGCTGCCGACAACATCGCCATGCTCCATGCAATAGGGGAATCTACTCATGGTATCCTATTCTACGTATGCTATATGTTTCTTATAATAGGAGCTTATCAGATATTCAAGGCACTCAAGAAAAAAGAGACAAGCCAAATGATGAAATATACATTGGTGATGATTATCGCAATTTTCATCACACTCGACTCCACCCTGCAGCCTGCCGTGCTCAACACGAAGGCAGATAAGCATCTGGCGCCGGTTATCGAAAAGAAGTTTGATACCAGCAAGCTCTACTCTTATATGTCGGTAGATATGCTGCACTTCTTCAGCCTAAACTTCTACCTGGGCGATAAGATCCAGCAGTTTGACAAGGTGCTGCCACAGGATGGCGTACTGATGATTCCGGAAGAAGACATGCCTGATTTCCTGAAGAAATATGGCAAGGACTATACCTTCCAGAAGGTTTGGGAAGTAAAGAAAACGGTGGAATGGCACAGCAAGGTAGGCTTCTACAAATTTGTGAAGACAAGTGCCAATATCGCACAGAACAGATAA
- a CDS encoding AAA family ATPase, which translates to MRKSKEAPFVFGVRVEGDSFTDRREETERLKANFTYGVNTILISPRRMGKTSLVDKVCSLVESEDIRIARIDAFGCRSENDFINAFATAVVRATSSKWEEWMENAKVFLSRFVPKISIGQDPLTDFSLALEYNAGNNTTEEALRLPEMIARSKGCHIVVCIDEFQQIGDFPDSLTFQKKLRSVWQLQSHVSYCLYGSKKHMMEQMFQNASYPFYRFGDFFYLNKISEKDWVEYICQRFESTGKHISEELAREICQVTDRYSSYVQQLAWFVWLRVQDDSVATEEDLKYGIDRLLDACEPLFIQQTEDLSAYQMNFLHAITNGVHTGFTQTAILETYRLGTAANVTRLKKSLMVKDLITIPAPKHLEMSDPILALWLKRRVWKES; encoded by the coding sequence ATGAGAAAAAGTAAAGAAGCTCCGTTTGTGTTCGGTGTTCGTGTGGAGGGAGATTCCTTTACCGACCGTAGAGAGGAAACAGAACGCCTGAAGGCGAACTTTACGTATGGAGTGAATACGATTTTGATTTCACCTCGTCGTATGGGTAAGACTTCATTGGTGGATAAGGTGTGTTCGCTTGTAGAGAGCGAAGACATCAGGATAGCTCGTATAGATGCCTTTGGCTGTCGCTCTGAGAATGATTTTATCAATGCTTTTGCCACGGCTGTGGTTCGGGCTACTTCTTCAAAATGGGAAGAATGGATGGAGAATGCCAAGGTGTTCTTGAGCCGTTTTGTTCCGAAAATCAGTATAGGACAAGATCCTTTGACTGATTTCTCTTTGGCGTTGGAGTATAATGCAGGTAACAATACTACCGAAGAGGCTTTGAGACTTCCGGAAATGATAGCTCGGTCTAAAGGTTGTCATATCGTAGTCTGCATCGATGAATTTCAGCAGATAGGCGATTTCCCTGATTCCTTGACCTTCCAGAAGAAGCTCCGTAGCGTATGGCAATTACAGAGCCATGTTTCTTACTGCCTTTATGGTAGCAAGAAACACATGATGGAACAGATGTTCCAGAATGCCAGTTATCCATTCTATCGTTTTGGTGATTTCTTCTATCTGAATAAGATTAGCGAGAAAGACTGGGTGGAGTATATCTGTCAACGTTTCGAATCTACTGGCAAGCATATCTCGGAAGAGTTGGCTCGTGAAATCTGTCAGGTAACAGACCGATATTCTTCTTATGTACAGCAGTTGGCATGGTTTGTATGGTTGCGAGTGCAAGATGATTCTGTAGCTACAGAAGAGGATTTGAAATATGGAATAGACCGGTTGCTGGATGCTTGTGAACCCTTGTTTATCCAGCAGACCGAAGACCTTTCTGCCTATCAGATGAATTTCCTGCATGCCATTACCAATGGAGTACATACTGGTTTCACGCAGACGGCAATATTGGAAACCTATCGCCTAGGTACTGCTGCCAATGTAACTCGCCTTAAGAAGTCCTTGATGGTGAAAGATCTGATTACGATACCTGCCCCTAAACATTTGGAAATGAGTGACCCTATTTTAGCATTGTGGCTCAAGAGAAGAGTTTGGAAGGAATCATAA
- a CDS encoding glycosyltransferase family 2 protein: MKVLIVIPCYNEEEVLPKTLEVLGNLIKNIKKETDADTGLLLVDDGSRDHTWQMISDAAREHRYVHGIKLSHNRGHQNALWAGMEAAVDHCDAMVSIDADLQDDENVIIDMVRQVQEGKDIIYGVRKERKTDTFFKRFTAQAFYKLMQSVDKDTVYNHADFRMMTNRTLKALMQYPERNLFLRSIVRQLGFREGFVYYDRKAREAGESKYPLTKMLSFSIDGITSFSVAPLKFITFLGLAMTLVAFIMIIFALVEHFQGKTIQGWTSLLVSMWFIGGIITTGVGITGVYIGKIYTEVKRRPRYFIEERV; encoded by the coding sequence ATGAAAGTATTAATAGTGATTCCTTGTTACAACGAGGAAGAAGTGTTGCCGAAAACCCTGGAGGTGCTTGGCAATCTGATAAAAAACATCAAGAAAGAGACTGACGCCGACACGGGATTGCTCCTTGTTGACGACGGAAGTCGTGACCATACCTGGCAGATGATTTCGGATGCTGCCAGGGAGCACAGGTATGTGCATGGCATCAAGTTATCCCATAACCGCGGCCATCAGAATGCCCTCTGGGCAGGAATGGAGGCGGCTGTGGATCATTGCGATGCGATGGTAAGCATCGATGCCGATTTGCAGGACGATGAGAATGTAATCATAGACATGGTGCGCCAGGTGCAGGAAGGCAAGGATATTATCTATGGTGTGCGTAAGGAGCGCAAGACCGATACCTTCTTCAAGCGATTCACCGCCCAGGCTTTCTATAAGCTGATGCAGAGCGTGGATAAGGATACGGTGTATAATCATGCCGATTTCCGCATGATGACCAACCGCACGCTGAAGGCGCTGATGCAGTATCCCGAGCGCAATCTCTTCCTCAGATCCATCGTCCGCCAGTTGGGCTTCCGTGAGGGATTCGTCTATTACGACCGCAAGGCACGCGAGGCAGGTGAGAGCAAGTATCCGCTCACCAAGATGCTGAGCTTCAGTATCGATGGCATCACCTCGTTTTCCGTGGCACCATTGAAGTTTATCACTTTCCTGGGCTTGGCGATGACTTTAGTAGCCTTCATCATGATTATCTTTGCCTTGGTGGAGCATTTCCAGGGCAAGACCATCCAGGGCTGGACCTCCTTGCTTGTTTCCATGTGGTTTATCGGTGGCATCATCACCACGGGTGTAGGCATCACGGGCGTCTATATCGGCAAGATTTATACCGAGGTAAAGCGCCGTCCTCGATATTTTATAGAAGAAAGAGTATAA